TCCTCGCGGATAGCCTGAAACACGGCCAAAGCCGCCGCCGCGACCAACGGATTGCCGCCGTATGTGGAGCCGTGACTGCCCGGAGTAAAAACTTCTTTTTGAATCCGTTTGTTCACGACAAACGCGCCGATGGGAACGCCTCCGCCCAGTGATTTTGCAAGTGTCATCACATCGGGTTCAATTCCAAAATGCTGATAACCAAACATTTTGCCGGTGCGCCCCATTCCTGTTTGGACTTCATCAACCATCAACAACAGATCTTTTTCTTCGCATATTTTTTTCAAATCCTGCATGAATTCTTGGGTGACGGGACGTACACCCCCTTCGCCCTGAATCGGTTCCAAAAAAATGGCGATGGTTTTGGGTGTGATCTCTGCTTTGACGGATTCAATGTCGTTGAGTTCGGCATAACAAAACCCTTCGGGCAATGGGGCAAAACCCGTTTTGACTTTTTCCTGACCCGTGGCGGTCAACGCCGCAAGCGTCCTGCCATGAAAGGATTGCCGCATTGTGATGATTTCAAACCGACCCGAATCGCTCCCATATTTTCTCGCAAACTTGATCGCCCCTTCAGTGGCTTCGGCCCCGCTGTTGCAGAAAAAAATTTTCGCGGGGAAAGAGGCTTGAGAAATTTCACGCGCAAGCTTCGCCTGTTTTTGATTCAAAAAATTATTGGAAATGTGAAGAATCTGCGATGCCTGTTCCCGAATGGCGGCAACCACTTTGGGATGACAATGTCCCAATCCAGAAACCGCCCAACCCGGAAAAAAATCAAGATACTCTTTCCCCTCCGCATCCCACACGCGCGACCCTTCCCCGCGCACAAGACAAACAGGTATCTGCGCATACGTGGGCAAAATAAATTCAGCGTAAATACTTTGAATTCCCTGCGTCAAACTCATTTTAAAACCTCATCTCCGCAAAGTTACATATAGTACCTGGTACTATATGTAACTTGTCTAATTTTTCACCATTGTGATTTCGGTGCCGATACCTTGATCCGTGAAAATTTCCAGAAGTAGGGAGTGTTTGATGCGGCCGTCAATGATGTGGGCTTTTTTCACGCCTCCTTCGAGTGCGTTCACGCACGCTTTCACTTTGGGAATCATACCGGCGCTAATCACTCCTTTTTCAATCAAGTTGGGAATTTCGCTGACATGCAATGACGAGATGAGAGATTCAGCATCCGCGGGGTCGCGCAAAATTCCTTTGACGTTGGTGAGGACGATGATTTTTTGTACATCCATCGCCACGGCAATTTTGGAAGCGGCTTCGTCGGCGTTTACATTGTAGGCAACTCCATTTTCATCAATGCCGATAGGATAGACCACCGGAATCATCCGGTACTCGGTCAGCTCCTTCATGGGAAAAATATTTACGGAAACAACATCGCCCACAAAACCCACATCCCCGTGTTCCGTGTGTTTTTTCACATTCAAAATTTCTGCGTCATGACCGGAAAGACCGATGGCGCGCGCTCCAAAACGGTTGATGTCGTGGACAATTTCTTTGTTCAACTCAGCCAGTGTTTCTTGCACCACATCAATTGTTGCTTTATCCGTGACGCGCAAACCATTCACGAACCGGCTCTCAATTCCCTTTTGCTTTAAATTGGCGGTGATGTGATTGCCACCGCCGTGAACCAAAATCGGTTTGATGCCAACATAATTCATGAAGACAAGATCCAAGAGCAAATTTTCATGAACGTCGTCGTCTTTCATGGCGGCGCCGCCATATTTAATGAGAATTTCTTTCCCGCGAAATTTTTTGATGTAGGGAAGTGCCTCGATTAAAATACTGGCTTTTTCAACGTATCGTTCCATCGCTCTCCTTTACGAATAACTCGCGTTGATCACCACATATTTTGTGGTGAGATCAGAAGTCAAAAACTCTGCGCGGCCGCGGCCTTTTCCAATCGTCACGTCAATCGTGTAATCTCTTTTGTAAAGCACTCTCTCCGCCTTTGGAATATGGGTTGCCCTCAAACTGCCGTTGCTCAAGACATGGGCATTGCCGAATGAAATGCTCAAATGTTCGGGATTGAAAACAACGCCACTCGCCCCAATCGCCGCGGCAATACGCCCCCAGTTTGGATTGGCGCCAGAAAGCATCGTCTTGAAAAGCATGGAATTGGCAATTTGGCGTGCGGCCTTTTCTGCTTCGGTCGGATTCTTGGCGCCAAAAACCCTGAGACGGCAGACATGATTCACGCCTTCGCCGTCCTTCACCATTTTATAAGCCATGGCGCGGCAGACTTCTTCCAGCGCATCACGGAACATCCGGTAGTCGCGATCCACATTCTGGATGATGGGATTCGTGGCCACACCGTTTGCCAAAACAAAAACCATGTCGTTGGTGCTCATGTCATTGTCGATCGAAATTTTGTTGAAGGTGTTATCAACCGCGTGACGGATGGCGCGCGAAAGAAGCGGCTTGGAAATCGCGGCATCGGTTGTGATAAAAGAAAGCATCGTGGCCATGTTCGGGTGAACCATCCCAGCCCCTTTAGCAATGGCGCCAATCGTCACTTTTTTGTCACCCAGAAAAAAAGAGAGGGCCGTCTCTTTGGTGTTGCGGTCCGTCGTCAAAATTCCTTTGGCGGCGGCATGGCCCCCGTCTTCGGAAAGACGGCGGAAGAGTTTCGGTAAACCGCCTTTTAAGGCATCCGTGGGAAAGGGAGAGCCGATCAATCCGGTCTGAGCAGTGAGAATTTCTTCTTCGGGAATATTCAAAAGTCTCGCCGTTTCTCCAACACACTCTTCAATCGCCTTTTTTCCCTGCGGACCGTTCATACAGTTGGCGTTGCCGCTGGAGACCAGAACGGCACGATGATACGGGTGGCGTATCCCTTTCATGGCATGGAGGACGCACCATGACTTCACACGGTTGGTGGTGAATGTTCCCGCCGCGGCGCAGGGTGTTTGCGAAACAATCAAGGACGCATCAAATTTTTGTTTGTTTTTTTTGATTCCGGTGTGAAGACCGCTGGCGAAAAATCCTTGTGGGGAAGTAATGGTCCCCCCTTTTTTCTTTTCCCAAAAAATTTTTACCATCTTCTCAATCCCTCTTCTTCGGGAAATCCCATCCGGATATTCATATTTTGCACGGCTTGGCCCGAAGCCCCTTTCACAAGATTGTCAATGGCCGTAATAACAATGACACGGCCCGTTTTTGCGTCGACGCTAAAACCAATATCACAAAAGTTGGTTCGCTGAACATCTTTTATTGAGGGAAATTGGCCTTCGGGTCGCAGACCCTCGGGTCGCACTTTTACAAAAGGTTCTTTGTCGTAGGCTTCCAAAAAGGCGCGGTTGATTTCTGCATCCGCCACGTTTTTCTTTTTCTGTAAATAAATCGTCGTCAAAATTCCCCGTTCGATGGGGAGAAGATGGGGAACAAAAGTAATGGCAATCGGGGCTCCGGCGATGTCTGTTAAAATTTGTTCAATCTCCGGCATATGCTGGTGTTTATTGACTTTGTAGGCGTTAAAATTTCCATCCACTTCGCAAAATTGTGTGGTGGAGGTCAATTTTTTCCCGGCGCCACTCACGCCGGATTTGGCATCTATTATAATAGAGTCTGTTTCAACAAGACCCCGTGCCAGCAAAGGGGCCAAACCTAAGATGGAGCCGGTGGGATAACAACCCGGGTTGGCAATGAGTTTCGCCTCCTTGATTTTTCCACGGTTGATTTCGGGAAGTCCATAGACAGCCTCTTTCAAAAGTTCACTGCTGGGATGAGGCACACCATACCAGGTTTCGTAGCTCTCTTTGGATCGCAGTCTGAAATCGGCCGAAAGGTCGATGACGATTTTCCCCGCATTATAAAAAGCTTTTCCCGTTTCAGCAGATTCGGTGTGGGGGAGACAAAGAAAAATAAGCTCCGCTTTGTCTTTAATTTGTTCGAAAGAATAAGGCTCCACTTTCAAATTAATATCTTTGGACAAAGTGGGAATTAAAGTTTGAATCGGAAAACTTTCCTGCTGACGTGTGGTCAGTGCAGTCAGTTTTACGCTCGGATGTTGGAGCAAAATCTTGACCAACTCAATTCCGGTATAACCGGTGGACCCAATAACAGCGCAGGGGAGCATGACATTCTGTATATCGCACTCCAAACCTTTTTCTATAGAAAATTTAGGAAATTTGGTCGGTTATGAACGCTCGGCAATCCATTCCTTCGCTAAGACAGAATAGACAAGGGCGTCAACGAAATGATCGTAGAGCCACTCCATCTGTCTTTTGACACCTTCTTTTTTTAAACCGAGGCGTTCAATCACTGCACGGCTTTTTTGATTTTCGGTGGCGCATCGAATTTCGACGCGATTGAGTTTCAAATCATGAAAGGCATAATCAATTAAAGCGCGGGATGATTTGGTCACCAAACCTTTCCCCTGCATTTCTTCGCTAATCCAATATCCGATGACAGTCCATTTATGCATCCAATCGATCGCAACAAGACTGGCTACACCCACCAAATTGTTATGATACCAAATACCCGTAACGACCGATTTCTTTTCTTTATATTCCTTGATGGAATGTTCGATGAAACCTTGCGTATCTTTAAGGCCCTTGTTCAAATCAAGCCACGGCAACCATTGGCGCAAATATTTTCTATTTTTTTCAATTAGCACACATAGAACCTCTGCATGAAGAGGATCAAACAAACGAAGTTCCAATTCTGAATCAATTTTCAAATGAAACATATATGTGCCGCGGGAGAGATTCGAACTCTCAATCCCTTACGGGAACCAGATTCTAAGCCTGGCACGTATGCCGATTCCGTCACCGCGGCAAAAAACGATCAAGAATTTTCTGCAAACGCTTCATATGCCAATGCCGCGCCTTTTATGCCATCGAAGAAATTGGGGAGGGACATTTTTTCGTTGGGGGAATGGACGCGGTCATCGGGAAGTCCAAGACCTATGAGCACCACCGGCACTTTTAAAACCGACTGAAAAACGGCGGCGATGGGAATGGAAGCACCAAGTCTTTTGAAAACCATCTTTTCCCCCAACGCAGTTTCGTAGGCCTTGGCGGTTTTTTGAACAAAGAAATTTTCCCTCTCCACATGGAACGGAATTCCGGAAGAGTGCGTATGCACCTCCACTTTCACGCCATCCACGGCGAGTGATTGAACATAATTCACAAACAGCTTTTCGATTTTTTTGGGATCTTGATTGGCCACGAGCCGGATGCTGACCTTGGCGCCTGCCTTGGATGGAATAATGGTCTTCGATCCGACTCCTTCATACCCACCCCACATGCCGCAAATATCAAGGGTTGGCCGGCACCAGTTTGTTTCCACGGGGCTGAATGTTCCTTCCGAAATCAGGCGTGAAACTCCGGCACCTTCCGCCACTTTATTCGCATCAAAAGGAAGGGCGGCGATATCTTTTTTTTCGTCCGACGCCATGGGTTTTACATCGTCGTAAAAACC
The DNA window shown above is from Deltaproteobacteria bacterium and carries:
- a CDS encoding N-acetyl-gamma-glutamyl-phosphate reductase; this encodes MLPCAVIGSTGYTGIELVKILLQHPSVKLTALTTRQQESFPIQTLIPTLSKDINLKVEPYSFEQIKDKAELIFLCLPHTESAETGKAFYNAGKIVIDLSADFRLRSKESYETWYGVPHPSSELLKEAVYGLPEINRGKIKEAKLIANPGCYPTGSILGLAPLLARGLVETDSIIIDAKSGVSGAGKKLTSTTQFCEVDGNFNAYKVNKHQHMPEIEQILTDIAGAPIAITFVPHLLPIERGILTTIYLQKKKNVADAEINRAFLEAYDKEPFVKVRPEGLRPEGQFPSIKDVQRTNFCDIGFSVDAKTGRVIVITAIDNLVKGASGQAVQNMNIRMGFPEEEGLRRW
- a CDS encoding aspartate aminotransferase family protein; the protein is MSLTQGIQSIYAEFILPTYAQIPVCLVRGEGSRVWDAEGKEYLDFFPGWAVSGLGHCHPKVVAAIREQASQILHISNNFLNQKQAKLAREISQASFPAKIFFCNSGAEATEGAIKFARKYGSDSGRFEIITMRQSFHGRTLAALTATGQEKVKTGFAPLPEGFCYAELNDIESVKAEITPKTIAIFLEPIQGEGGVRPVTQEFMQDLKKICEEKDLLLMVDEVQTGMGRTGKMFGYQHFGIEPDVMTLAKSLGGGVPIGAFVVNKRIQKEVFTPGSHGSTYGGNPLVAAAALAVFQAIREEKLLENTVEMGQYLRGGLEKLKEKFGFIKEVRGFGLMQGMELFVSGTPYANRAREKGLLINCTQDKVLRIMPAMTVTKEILDKGLEILETVLSS
- a CDS encoding GNAT family N-acetyltransferase, with amino-acid sequence MFHLKIDSELELRLFDPLHAEVLCVLIEKNRKYLRQWLPWLDLNKGLKDTQGFIEHSIKEYKEKKSVVTGIWYHNNLVGVASLVAIDWMHKWTVIGYWISEEMQGKGLVTKSSRALIDYAFHDLKLNRVEIRCATENQKSRAVIERLGLKKEGVKRQMEWLYDHFVDALVYSVLAKEWIAERS
- the argB gene encoding acetylglutamate kinase, with translation MERYVEKASILIEALPYIKKFRGKEILIKYGGAAMKDDDVHENLLLDLVFMNYVGIKPILVHGGGNHITANLKQKGIESRFVNGLRVTDKATIDVVQETLAELNKEIVHDINRFGARAIGLSGHDAEILNVKKHTEHGDVGFVGDVVSVNIFPMKELTEYRMIPVVYPIGIDENGVAYNVNADEAASKIAVAMDVQKIIVLTNVKGILRDPADAESLISSLHVSEIPNLIEKGVISAGMIPKVKACVNALEGGVKKAHIIDGRIKHSLLLEIFTDQGIGTEITMVKN
- a CDS encoding dipeptidase; protein product: GYPLVYGDWLHAPGKPTILIYGHYDVQPPEPLDLWKTPPVEPTIVGDNLFARGSSDNKGQHFSHICAMEAYLKTVGKLPVNIKVVLEGEEEVGGEGIDKYVREHGKFLACDAVMISDTDWFDSERPAISYSLKGLCYFEINVTGPSHDLHSGLYGGMVRNPLQSLSWILSKLKNEKEEILIPGFYDDVKPMASDEKKDIAALPFDANKVAEGAGVSRLISEGTFSPVETNWCRPTLDICGMWGGYEGVGSKTIIPSKAGAKVSIRLVANQDPKKIEKLFVNYVQSLAVDGVKVEVHTHSSGIPFHVERENFFVQKTAKAYETALGEKMVFKRLGASIPIAAVFQSVLKVPVVLIGLGLPDDRVHSPNEKMSLPNFFDGIKGAALAYEAFAENS
- the argJ gene encoding bifunctional glutamate N-acetyltransferase/amino-acid acetyltransferase ArgJ, producing the protein MVKIFWEKKKGGTITSPQGFFASGLHTGIKKNKQKFDASLIVSQTPCAAAGTFTTNRVKSWCVLHAMKGIRHPYHRAVLVSSGNANCMNGPQGKKAIEECVGETARLLNIPEEEILTAQTGLIGSPFPTDALKGGLPKLFRRLSEDGGHAAAKGILTTDRNTKETALSFFLGDKKVTIGAIAKGAGMVHPNMATMLSFITTDAAISKPLLSRAIRHAVDNTFNKISIDNDMSTNDMVFVLANGVATNPIIQNVDRDYRMFRDALEEVCRAMAYKMVKDGEGVNHVCRLRVFGAKNPTEAEKAARQIANSMLFKTMLSGANPNWGRIAAAIGASGVVFNPEHLSISFGNAHVLSNGSLRATHIPKAERVLYKRDYTIDVTIGKGRGRAEFLTSDLTTKYVVINASYS